In Firmicutes bacterium ASF500, a single genomic region encodes these proteins:
- the def gene encoding Peptide deformylase, whose protein sequence is MPVVREIMRDEAFLSQKAELATLEDLPVAQDLLDTLTAHKDGCVGMAANMIGVCKRIIVFDNDGTYMVMLNPEVIKKSGPYEAEEGCLSLTGTRKAKRWQSIKVQYQNEQFQTRFKTFTGWTAQIIQHEIDHCEGILI, encoded by the coding sequence ATGCCCGTGGTACGAGAAATTATGCGGGATGAAGCGTTTCTCTCCCAAAAGGCTGAACTGGCCACTTTGGAGGACTTGCCTGTCGCCCAGGATCTGCTGGACACCCTGACCGCCCACAAGGACGGCTGTGTGGGCATGGCGGCCAATATGATCGGCGTCTGCAAGCGGATCATCGTCTTTGACAACGATGGCACATACATGGTGATGCTCAACCCGGAGGTTATCAAGAAGTCCGGCCCCTACGAGGCTGAGGAGGGCTGTCTCTCCCTCACCGGTACCCGGAAGGCCAAACGCTGGCAGTCCATCAAGGTGCAGTATCAGAACGAGCAGTTTCAAACACGCTTCAAGACCTTTACTGGCTGGACGGCACAAATCATCCAGCACGAAATCGACCACTGTGAAGGAATTCTGATTTGA
- a CDS encoding Putative metallophosphoesterase — MKCVIILSDTHGLLRPEVVGYLSQADVIIHGGDINTQAIVDKLREYAPLYIVRGNNDKDWAEELPQSLLFSIEGIHFFLIHNKRDVPPDLSDTDVVVYGHSHKYACEERNGVLWLNPGSCGRRRFDQEITFAVMTVDGGHIQVEKVIIPHEKK; from the coding sequence ATGAAATGTGTCATCATCTTATCCGACACCCACGGCCTGCTGCGGCCGGAGGTGGTGGGATACCTGTCCCAGGCAGATGTCATCATCCACGGCGGCGATATCAACACCCAGGCCATTGTGGACAAGCTCCGGGAGTACGCCCCGCTCTATATTGTCCGAGGGAATAACGACAAGGACTGGGCGGAGGAGTTGCCGCAAAGCCTCTTATTTTCCATCGAGGGCATCCATTTCTTCCTGATTCACAACAAGAGGGATGTTCCTCCAGATTTGTCCGACACGGATGTGGTGGTTTACGGACACTCCCACAAGTATGCCTGTGAGGAGCGGAATGGTGTTCTGTGGCTGAACCCCGGCAGTTGTGGACGTCGGCGCTTTGACCAGGAAATCACCTTTGCTGTCATGACCGTTGACGGAGGACATATTCAAGTTGAGAAAGTAATCATTCCTCATGAAAAGAAATAA
- the yaaA gene encoding Peroxide stress resistance protein YaaA yields MRIIIAPAKKMVVDTDSFAVDDLPQFIEQTEQLKAVLQGMSSKDLQTLWKCNNSIAKLNIERLEQMDLRRNLTPAILSYEGIQYRYMAPSVMETTHLDYLREHLRILSGFYGLLRPFAGVTPYRLEMQAKLAVDGCRDLYQFWGSRLARQLASETDVVLNLASREYSKAVEGYLPKTVRFVTCAFGELKDGKVIEKGTKCKMARGQMVRWLAENQIKSPEDLQAFDQLGYQLCRSTSVGNHTAYLWIQSHKD; encoded by the coding sequence ATGCGCATCATCATCGCCCCGGCGAAGAAAATGGTAGTGGACACGGACAGCTTTGCCGTGGACGATTTGCCTCAATTTATAGAGCAGACAGAGCAGCTGAAGGCTGTCCTCCAGGGTATGTCCTCCAAGGACTTACAGACCCTCTGGAAGTGCAATAACTCCATCGCCAAACTGAACATAGAGCGGCTGGAACAGATGGATTTGCGCCGCAATCTCACTCCGGCGATTCTCTCCTACGAGGGCATCCAGTACCGCTACATGGCCCCCAGCGTGATGGAGACGACTCACTTGGACTACCTCCGGGAGCACCTGCGCATCCTCTCTGGCTTCTACGGTCTGCTGCGGCCCTTCGCCGGCGTGACCCCCTACCGTCTGGAAATGCAGGCAAAGCTGGCGGTGGACGGCTGCCGGGATCTCTATCAGTTTTGGGGTAGCCGCCTGGCCCGACAGCTGGCCTCGGAGACGGATGTGGTGCTGAATCTGGCCTCCAGGGAGTACAGCAAAGCAGTGGAGGGTTATCTGCCTAAAACCGTCCGGTTCGTCACCTGTGCCTTTGGAGAGTTGAAAGACGGCAAGGTCATCGAAAAGGGCACCAAATGCAAGATGGCTCGTGGGCAGATGGTACGCTGGCTGGCGGAAAACCAAATCAAAAGCCCGGAGGATCTCCAGGCCTTTGACCAGCTGGGCTATCAACTCTGCCGCTCCACATCGGTGGGGAATCACACCGCTTATCTTTGGATACAGTCCCACAAGGATTGA